Within the Montipora foliosa isolate CH-2021 chromosome 11, ASM3666993v2, whole genome shotgun sequence genome, the region TCTGGATATCAACATTTTGATGCTTTTTTGCACAACTTTGAGAAAACGTTGCCAAAAAATGCAACATTGAGAGCAGAAGTATAAATTTAGCTTCAGAAGCTCTCTTTTTCATAGTGTATTTATCATTTGCCCTGTATCAATAATTTGAACAAGTGGGACACACATCAGTGCTCAAAATTTGGCTGAGTAGCTGTcatttggaaaaaataaaaaagatgttCAAAATGAGTTGATAAAGCGGTGTGCAGAAAGTGAAGGCctggaaaacaaagacccccCTAAATCTTCTTCATCAAAAGCTATCCATCAATCAATTTTTTTAGGTCCTGATTTGAATATGTTAAGTctatatttgtttaaaatatttctatttgaaaggaaaggaaaggaaaggaactttatttaagtgtcttaaATCTTCTAGcactgtagagcactaatcagggacactgtaaattgaaattaacaagttaacgcaaatcaaatcaaattttggtttttgagaaaagcggaaaaccggagtacccggagaaaaacctctcggtgcagagtagtcGAATAGTATCACACAATGACGGATTGCCAAGGAGAACAGGTTTTGCTCGCCACTCCACAACGACACAACCTCTGCCACTCTTTTGAGCACAAGCATCTTTACAAGAGCATTTTACTGCTGTATCCTGGGTATCGTAACAAATTGAAACCGACAGtgcttttccaagggtaaagggtaacaTTTTGAACCAACCTTTTTGCTGAAGTGCTTGGCGCAGCCATTAATTCCTATTACACCCTGTTGAAATGGGGAGAGCTGGATTGCACGGTCCAAAAAACTGTTTTGTTCATGATTAATCTTTTTGTGGAAGTAATATTATGCATGCCCTATGCAGGCGAGCACAGCAGACCAAATTCCAGGAATGAGACTGACTGCAAACTGATATTTTCTGTCTCGCTTGTACTTTGTGGATTGCTTTCGCTACGATAATCTGCATATAGAATTCAAGACTCGGATCTTTCAGCATTGCAATTGAGCACAAAATCCGAAAATGGTTTGCTATTGAAATCTCAAGAATGAGCACcattaattaatgaaatctgCAAATAAATATGTTTTAGGATTTTGTGTTCCAATGAAAATCAGAAAGATCGTGATTTAAAAAAGGATTTCCAATCAAATGCACCCACAAGTTTCAAAATAGAACACAGCCTTTGTTCATGATTCTCAGGGTAAGTGAGTAAGTTAGCCTATTTAGTGAACTAAGCCCCACTCGGGTGAGGTTATTAGCAGCAACCCGTGTCCGAAACGACATTTTTCTCAAAGAATATCTGGTGCTCGTAATTAATTTTTGTGTAAGAAATTAAACTTTTCAGAGAGACAAGGGTATGAAGTGAAAGCAATGTTTTCTGCCTGGTCCACTGTATCTGTGTTGTAGACTATGTTGTGTTCTTGGCCAACCCTTTTTGACAAGTGAGATGGACAAAGGTTTTGTAAGATAAATACGAACCATTTACTCGTTACCGtttacccttggaaaagcaCTGCTGAATTGAAACTGACAAAGTAAAAGTACTTTTAAATAAAGTAAGCCATGCATTTCAGCACCGAAATAATGTCACCTAGCTCATTCAAAAATCTCCTGGTAAACCACACAACAATCAGGCTAATGGtgatgtttcttgttttcagcaGCATGAACTGGCGCGACAAAAATAGTTGGCCAATTGCAATACGCTATTTGAGattcaaaacaataacaaatgatCGCGTTACATCTAGGGTGAAAATTTGGCCTTCAATAAGGGACATGCAAATACCCAAAATATAAAATCACAAATCCTTCCTATGTTGGTTAGCTCACTTTATCAACTCATTTGACAAAACCAAATTGTTCCAAAAATGGTTGCTCATGACATTTTAGTTGTTAACTAGACAAAGGAAATGTACTGTTTTGTGTTATATTGGACTGTCAAGTTGTCTTAACCCAAGTGTTTTTCCCCTCTGTAGGGTTGTTTGTCAATGGACAGTTACTTGAACATTCTATCAGCACTGTCGAAACTGACAGTAAAAAACGTACAGCTGTTTTCGTGGATCCTATTGTTGATATTGTATGTTACGGTATTGGAAGAATAGCCTCTTGTCCCATAGCGAGATATCAGTTTGCTTTCCTGCTGTTATTGAAAGAGTTCCTTCAGGTAAAATGATCTGGAAAGTTCttaccaataatattattgaggACTGAGGACATCAAAACCACAGATTATTGTTTATCATTCATTCCTTGGTTCatttattgtaataataataataataataatataataataataataacttccATTGGAAATCCAATGTGCAAAAAcaagatgataataataataataataataataataataattattattattattattattatgattgcagtaaaaaacgtctgtatgccatatacaataaaagccacacgaggcgccgcagcgtagcccatgagctaatcagtgaataaaatagaaaatctaaaattatcactaaaaactgaaatgatcattatAAAACCCATTAAAACTggtagtgtatatatgtatgacactgtccttcttttcagagttcgcctacgagttaaattatcactttaaaagtgcgagcaatatttagagttcctgagagacacgccttctgcatcttcttgagcacgcctttagctttgctgcctactagcttctgtagggtgtcatctaagtccttggaccatcccccgagtacatctaggatgatattgcactgatttatctcgtaccctgggtatctctgtttcaattcccatctgagtggcgcatacttcatggtcttctcagatgttttcttaccacggttgctcacccaggggcaactcatttccaaggctatcacttgcttatctctgttgttaacgatcctaGCGTCCACTCTATTTGCTCTGAGCTCTTGGTACTCTCCATATACCGGAACATCCCAGTACGCCTGTACCTCTGCAGTTTCATAGACAGACTGTGGCTTGATGGGAGAATACCACGGGGGCACAGAGTCTAtcaggcccaagtcaaagatgaTCTCGAAGAAGAGGACCTTCAAGACGGCGTCATGTCTTGCGAGGTACTTGGTTTGCGCAAGCGCGGGGCAGGCAGATAAAATGTGGGCCATGCCCTCTGGCGCTGTACCGCACAGCCTACATGTCGAATCACCACTATCACTCACACGTGTCTTATGGATGGTGTACAACCGTGTGGGTAGTAGTTGTTCGTACAGTTCAAACATGcccgcgatggtgtgtgttgggCAGGTTCGCCAGTCGCTCAGCCACCAGAAGCACCGCTCAGCACTTAGCTCCtcgtctctttctctttccgttaccagctttccttgccatctctGTTCTTTAACCTCCTCCCGCACTCTTGATTCTCGATGTCTCTTGAGAATATTCTTTACCTTTTTCCCAGGTATCACCTCTCCCTCCTCTGTGACACAGACTGGATCAGGATATTCAAGCTGTAGCTCCAGACCATACTCTTTCGCGTACGCCGCCGCTTCCTTTGTCAGTGCTTGGTGCCCCATGCTCTCCGCGCGCTCCTCGAAGTCCCGTACTATCTTCATAGCCAGATCTCTGTTCTGATACAGATTGGCCGCTGCTTTAATCTTCGTTTCTTTATACTCTGTCTCGATGGAGCGCATCCCCCTCCCACCTTTATCACGTGACAGGTACAGCAGGGATGTTGAACCACAGGGATGCTTGCCTCCGTTCTCTACAACAATTTTGCGGGCCTCTCTGTCTATTTGCTTCAGGTCTGTTATTGGCCAGTGCTGAGTCCACATATAGTAACTCATAGCTGGCATAGCAAACTGGTTAGATGCAACCACACGATGATAGTCCGAAAGGGGGCTCGTCCAAATTACCGACAACCTCCGGAGATACTCTTTAGCAGCAGACTGCAAAGCTAACTTCTCTTCTTGCTTCAGACTCTCAAGCACACCCAAAAACTTATACTGTTGTCCATCTTCCAGACTCGGTATCTTAGCATTCCCATCAACCTTCAGTCCTGCGCTATCAGCAACATGGGTCCCCCTCTTAAAATGGACGACCGCGCATTTCTTAGGGTTCCATTGCAAACCCACGTCTTCCATAGccggccttttttttttgtctcgctgCTCGCCATAATCCACAGTCAAACTCCAAACAAAAAGTAAAACGTCTAAATTCACTCGTCTAGAGACACTAAATCGTCTTGCCGAATAGCTCAACAGCCTGCAAAGTATATAAAATACTTTTCTGGATATACACAAGTGCTCTAGACTTGGCTTGCTTTCGTTGGGAACGAATTTTAACAGAGCTGATAACACACGTCCGTCCTACTCGCCgccattattatttatttattattattattattattattattattattattattattattattattattctcaacTGAATTTAGTAAAACTAAAGCTTTTTTCTCCATGCAAAATCAATGAAGCAACATTTTTGCAAAGCATCCTCCCTGGTAAAATAGCAGGAGAGGGAGCTGGGTCTGTACGATTCAAATGTATGAACTATAGAATTATTATTACCATGGTCATCCATTCCTTATCCAAGTAGTGATATCTCTAACGCTCCAGGAAAACCCTGTTTGGCCAATTCTGTGACAGACCACTTGCCATCAGGCAAGCACCCTCCCAATCAATTAGAGAATTCGAAAGAAGTCTAAAGACATAAATACAccgggtttttttcttttgcaaataATCAATGAACTCAGGCAAGTTAGAATTTGAACTTTTTTCTAATTCTAGGCCTTCATCTAATCTCAACAATCAAATAAATGACAACTAATTTAATGAGCCAATTTACCAGTTTCAAAGggggtcccatgatttatgagtcaaatggtcaatgagtcatgagtcaatgagacgcacagtcaatatagcaataatttattgattaagcctaagccctcgtctcagtgattaggcctaagcactctctgaaattttagctttcattttatgggttagggtaactgcactaactcattgactcactgactcattgactcattgactcattgatttattgactcataaataTTTGATACTCGTTTCAAAGTACCTGTAGGTGCTCTGTGATACTTGCACATGCATGGCTTTAAATCTTTTAGAAAAGCATGTAAATTAATACTGCAAGGATCAACCAAGGAACTACAGTCGAATCTGTATATAACGGTCACCCTCAGGACTTGAGGAACTGGCCACTTATTGCAGGTGGCGGCTTAATACAGGTAAAActaacaaagaaagacaaacataGGACTGCTACAGGATGACCATGGCCACCTAATAGAGGTGGCTGCCTAATACGAGTAACAAATACAGCGTTTGTATGAGAGAAAAGTCTGGACTTTGAAAATTGGCCGCTTAGTAGAGGGTGGCTGCTTAATTAATAGAGGGCTGTTTtatacaggttcgactgtatcATTGACTGACACTTTGTTTTTTAAGATGGCTTTACCTCAGTTAGTTTAATTTGTTACATTGCCAGATTGCTGGGGACTGTTTCATCTATGAACCACTTTTTTCGCAAGATGAAACAATGGTTGTAAAGGAGATGGGATGCTTGCTTATCGAAAGCAACGAGGTAAGATTTGTATGAAATACTTACACTTGCATTCATGGTGTTGAGGAAAGGGCATTAATTTAGTATCAATAGTAGTCAAAGTTAAACGTTTTCCTTCTAGGAGGGACACTAACAGATTTTTTCTAACACCATCCAGTTTTATATGGTAGTCAATAGGGGCTAGTTTAGGCATGAAAGGATTACAACATCTAATGGGTACTCCTTTCACACCAACAAGATATGTGCAATTAAACTGggtttaaaacaaaattaaagtcAGCCACAAAAAGTGTAAGACTTACTTTTACATGATATTCAGGTGAGTTTCAATACCTGCTTtgatctgtgctaaatttgtagttGACAAAAATCAGTATAGTTATTACATGATTTAAAAACTCTTTGAAAATGTGTTTAATTAAACAGGTTCAAAACATGGTCaaggtttggtgtgaacgggGCATACGTCCACTTAACAGCTATGTTCCCTTTGACTCTTTGTCTCCTAAGAGGGAAACTTATGGatttttttactctgtctaacctcAGACAAAATTACTGCAGCCGCTATATGATCCATGTCTGATGTTGGAGCatagcaccacagccagatgtaaCTTATTACAGTTATCTGTCAGTCGATTTCAATAAGGGAGAAAAATTAACCCTCGAGCAAACGATACACtgtaatattattttctttcagaaaaGCCTTAATTGTATCTGGTGTTTTGATTAATGTACTATACACTGAAAGCTTGAGGTTTGACTGTCTTTTGGTGCACCAATAATTtttcattcattattattttaggAAGGAAAGAGAAAAGTGGAACAAATAACACTATTTTTCATGCTTCACTGTGGCAAACCTCTTTATAACAGCGTTCTGTGGGCAAATTGGGGACCAGGATTATCCAATGTTATCATTCTTGGAAACAGGTTTTCCAGTTACCAAGAGAGGTATCATTTGCATTTTCTTGAAACTGTTTTGTGTTGTTAAGATAAATCTCATCATTGACAGGTCTCTCTCGCTTTCTTTCTTGGCTGACCCCATCTTGTCTGGTGGTGGTAGAGAACTGTTAAGGCTGCTCAAATGATAGATGGCCTCTCAGCTTAGTCTTAGTTAGAACACCACATAGATTCCTCTCATACAGCAAAATTTCATTATTGGTGCATTTGGCAATAAGCTGTAAAATTAGTGTGTTGACTGTTCTGGAGGTCTCTGCCTTACTGGCCCTGCACAGGAAAATGAGAAACAATATAGTAATATGAACTATAATTATTgccataaaaattaatgtttctgtTCTGTAAGAACTTAAAAAAGTTAGCAAAACTAGGAGATGTTATTTTGACCAAGTAATAGCTTGACAATTACAACATTGAGATGGAAACAGCCCAATCTTTATCTATCTTAAAGTTcatttttggttttaaaaaaacgGACATATACAAAAACATGGACCCCTTAATGGACCAGGTCCATGGaatacccctgtggaccacatataacattttggaggcacgggtgctaagccaatcaagcactttttgtgcctttttatcttgttttagcccgttgttttgcactttcttgatttcacggctgaaaattacactaaaacaattattcaccgaaggtaaaggtaaagtctctgcttaagagccagaaggctcatcaggccggcacttatctccggtttcagtagcatgaagcgactaggagtatttatactcccccctggatgggatgctagtccatcgcagggttacccccagcattatgccggtacccatttatacacctgggtggagagaggcaccgtgagagtaaagtgtcttgcccaagaacacaacacaatgtccccggccaggccccaaACCCgattattcaccgaaggcgaagtgaatattggtgaatattcacttcgcctttggcaaataattgttaaataatgcAATTTCTTCAGCTATAACTTACTGTGTCTTGTTTTTTCCACTTTAATTTATGGTATGAGATAAATAATTGAACTGGTAATAAAGAGGGCCGTAACTTACAATACTGCAGACAAAACCAGGTTAGTCAGAGCTACATGTAAGTAATTCACATTATTATTGGTTCAACAAATGAGTtacccagttttttttttttttttttaacaggttaCCTTCCAGACAACTCATAGATGAGGCACCTTACATTTATAACGTAtccttttaattttgttgcTAGATGGAAATGTTATGGGACAATATGGAAGACCAATAATGATTattagtatgtactaaaacgGTGGATAGTGTTCAACGTGCACActattggctactcaaactctggatatcctttgctattcacctccgagcaagcTGCgtggaatttgcgcccgaaaatgttgtaatctttgcaggaataaatgagttaaaatcatcttttagtgctatattatctcactgttttattatactaaaacaactattcacctccgtgTCGGTGGCTGGTAGTGGataccactagccacctccacttcggtgaatgcgtgttaattattgcttaacaaaatgcaccCACTATTGTGACATAATAGCATACCATGAAAAGATGAAAGCTCTCctaaaacaccctatatttcgtctttacttgcctatatctcaaagaataaaatgaacttggtgaccccatttttttaatgtagAATATTATAATAGTAATTATAAATCTGTGATAGAACTACCGGCAAAGTTTTACAAAATTTATTGGAGTCAATTCAGAGCAACCTTAAATTTTCGACATTTTCATGTTGCcgtggtaacctattacgtgaCAATAGTGGgcacattttgttaagcaataattggtgtttcatatggtaccataacattgctgttacttgatacagtgttgtagtaaCAACCgttctaataagaaggtctcttaaaagtagTGAATCTGGTTCCAACCACCTTAAGATGTTTAACAAGCATTAAAGGATCTATCACACATCTAACTAATTAGAAGCCACAAaaaaggaagggttacgtttttgcaaaggCTGGCCGTGTGCTACACGGCcagcgtttgcaaaaacgtaacccttccttgtatttgtacatgttcattgccgtgactttaagatattggccgtttttatactagagacgcataatccgtccagacgaattatgcgtctctcatgttatccgtctattgtaaagacgggacgaactatatcagacgcataattcgtcttggacgaacttgggcaaacattttttctgcgtctgttaatttcgtctagtataaagacgggcactagacgcataatgcgtctggacgaactttccagtttagtgcgtcttcgaagacgcactaaaataaattcttcgtccaggcgcataatgcgtcttgtggccgtctttatactagacgaatttaacagacgcagaaaaaatgtttgcccaagttcgtcccagacgaattatgcgtctctagtataaaaacggccattcagttcccacggcctgcttccgtctgaccttgtagctcagtcggtaaagcagcggtgatctaacccgaagggcgtgggtttaattcccactctggtcagagtttcttctctgtccttgtgtgggcccatctcCAGtagtagggttaacgctcacatggttcatatggggtagaaaactagcacttcacgttacactctaatcagtacAAGCCAAGAAGCATGAGCAGGCATCCGTGGGCGATACTTGTGAAACAATAGGCCTCGTTCAAAAGTATAGTCCACGTTCATATGTTTTGTGTGGGCCCACACACTATTGGAGTTCCCGTATGTTGGGGATGGATTTTTCTGGTGTTGTGGTTGCCTTTTGTGaatgtatgggtgggtgggtgggtatagcaggtccacatcagctgaatagctgccaatatTTCAACCTGTTCAAACAAATGGACATGCGCGCATAGAAAACCACCCGCTTGTTTACACTAATTCTATGCGGCCGCTAGTTTACGCTAAGAGATTTAATTCAGAGCCCAACCGTCTTCTTTTAACTTGACGTTCTTCAGATTCTTCCTTACACAGCAGAAACGCTAGTTCACAATTCTTTTCACCACAATGACATTTTTAACGACTCCGCGATACACTGGTTTCCCAGAGATATGCTGACAAGAGTACCACATTCCGTATGGCAGAACTGCGAAGAACCAAAATATGACTCAAATGATCCCGAAATCATTACGCAAAGTTTGTTAAGGTAGTGGAAGTGCTAATCTCTATTAGCGTCACTGTgctctttttcttttaactgaGCTTTGCTCGTGGATCTTACCACTGGAAAAAGTACCTTAAACTGGTGTTTTACGCGTGGAAAATGCAGTTCGTCCAGTTAGCTATAGGACGCAGAACCTCGTATCTCTCAAAGAACGTGTGAAACTTACCAGCTTCATCGCGGAAAGTGTTTATCCCACGTTAGAGATTCACTTTCCGGTACACAGTATTTTTCACAGAATTTAATCGCTTACAATGCCTTGCCCTTTGGTTTTGTAAATGACAACCTCGTGCGTTGATGCTGCATATCTGTTCttttaaaaaggaaatttgCACGTCTTaaatagaaaacattttttaGCAATCTTGGCAAGGCCTAGATTGCTTTTAATGGTAAACATTTTcagttcttgttgttgttctccTCCTTTATAATTATTTATCGCTTTGTTTCCATGAGCGGCCAGGCCCGTgttgctcaaagcatggttggcgctaaccagcgttaaataccacggaaacctataggttttgatacctcttaatcAACGGTTAAATAAACGGTTAAtcaaccagcgttaaataccacggaaacctataggttttgatacctcttaatcAACGGTTAGCATTAATAACCGACCAGACTTCGAGCAATCGACCCCAGCACTGACCCTGCCTTAAACACTGATTTCCTTCTTTATATGGTACCGCGcaccgatggctcagttggttgagcgtctggttgtcacgcgggaggtcgccggttcgaaccccggcctgatcaacactcaggatcttaaataacttcttggataaggactataaatcgtaGTCCTATAAATCTTATATCTTATATCCTATAAATCTtatatgttcataagttccctgtgggacgttaaagaacctaagcactattcgagaagggtaggggataaagtccccggtgttgtggctggtgatgtctctaaaaaggcttgtggtgtatgaggccacctaagcagaaacagccacaagtcaaaaagggactttgccgagtgctggaacatgtgcatgtagggtgcgttcgattgaccctattgcGGAACAAGagtacgtggagtgatgatttagaacggtatgtctggcgcttttgaagcaacaaggataataaagatatgtttaaaaaagcattttagcaagtgtttgataattttaatgttcatctccgtaaaaacgaaggatttttaacttctattccatgtattcctattccggaatacggtcaatcgaatgcgGCCGTAGAtgtcaaggctgttgcctaagaaaattttaaaggggccctcagagctaaacgctgagaacttaggagcccaacatacaGTACGtgtatgaagtgaaaggtgttgctgtgaaaaattaaggcgcccagagctattctttgagagccccaggctaccgggctcctgttaggcaacagccttggatGTAGGTGGTACTCTCTGCCCAAACGGAAAACTTTTCTTTTGCGGTATATTATGGTAACGGTGTCTTTACAGTGGCCACCTAGTTCGAACACGTTCTACCGTATTTTTATTGGAAAGGTGTAACACCGCCAAACATTCGATGTTGTTCACGTGTTTGCTAAGCAATGTTCTTTGGACAGCTTCGCCGTCCTCGAGAATCTTTACTCCAGCGCTCGTTTCTTTTGCGCATGTCAAAGGTAGAGAAGAGctattctcgtccccagagtccgcttttcttttggtcagcgccaagaacacggtctctggccacagccaaaaataCGGGCAATCGCGGTAATCATgctgtaaccgttgacaaccgctATTGTGTTAAATTTCTGAACATGTGCAGAGGAGCCGGAAGTTCGTGATTCGCGGACTTCCtgctttggctgtggccagagttTGGCCAGAGTGGCTTGCCAGAGTCCGTGTCTTttgcgctgaccaaaagaaatgcggactctggggacgacaATAAACTCGCTTCTTgggctgattggttgaaaacatcGTCTTACACTAAGATGATACATTTATTGCTCttgtaacaaaaacaatgccaaAAACATTTAATCTTTACACTCTCGTCAGTTAATGGTTTTGTACGAGACGCATTTTAATGGTAACTTCACAACCAATCTCGACATCCCGAAACTTTGCCAAAAGGTAAAAAATATCATCTTTTTTACAATGTTTGAAAAATGTACCATTATTTTCCTTACGCTATCGGGATCTCTGAATATTTTATAACCAACGCAGCTATGTTGCTAAAATGGTGCAGTCAGGGCTTTTCGTAATAAAACAACTTAATAAGCTCTTACGTATACGTATGAATTGTTTTCTATTTCCCCACGTGTAAAGCGAATGAATAGAGCTTcagtacaaaaaaaaacccgCTCAATTCAATCGGAACTTGTAAATTATAGATGAGTTCGGCAAGCATGCGGTATCGCACCTCAAGAGACTGTCAACAATTTCTTGTATCGAGTCGTCGGGTCTGGTTTTTGCGAGAATTTCTGGCGTATCTTCGCCCCAGTTTTGAAGTCTTGCTCCCCAATAGTGATTTAACCGAATCCTTCGGTGATCAGCATCTTGAGACTCTCCATCTCTCAAGTCATGATGGTGTATACCGGCTTTCATCACATCCGCGGTACGATAGATGGGTTTGACTAAATCGTTAGAAACACCATGGGTCCTTCGCCTTAAGCGGTCGATTAGTAGAGGGTTTTTAATCTCGTCCAATGGCTTCCCAAGAAACAAGAAGTTTTGCATAGTTATTTGCGCAACGTCTGGATTTTCGCTCGAGAAATTAGCAATGAAACGCTGCATGAAGTTTGGTTTAACATCCGGAGGGCAAAACGGGTATTCGTCGATGTCAATACTGGCTTGCCAAAGAGACTTGTTACCATAGTTGTCGAGGCAGTGTTGATAGGCGCTTTCTTGTGTTCCAGAAACGCTGTACGGAAACGCATTATGACTCCAATCAACATACGTTACAAAACCGCGCTTTATGAGGAAACCCATTGCGTCTTTTTGTGATTCATTCTTAAAAACGTACGAGTCATATACAAAGACGTGTTCGAAGCCTGCGTAGCTAAGGTAGTATAACCATTGTATCAGTTCTCGGGTGCTAAGTTTAGCGCGATCTGTGGCGTAGATGCGCACAAGTAAAACTGCGCTTAGGAAGAAAACACCGTTTTGGGTCATTTTTCTTTGGCACCAGCTTAGGCAAACCGCTTCATCTTGTTCAGTTTTCGCAGAATCAAGTTCAGTGTTTCTAAGTTCCTGCTTGGTATTTCCATAACCTGTTGCAGTTGTGCTGTGGTTGCTTTTAGCGAAGCTCCTCAATGATGCAGTTGCTTGTTCAATTTGTTGATCGAATTCGCCGGTTTTTTCCGGATATTCATTGTCCGAAGATTTGCTCACCGTGATGTCTTTTAAGTGCATTGTTGTGAAGACTATCAACATAAGCAAAACAATCGTGATGAATAGCCTCGTACATTTtcgtctgcaaacaaaccaaaat harbors:
- the LOC137975890 gene encoding SRR1-like protein; this encodes MADIEGFQVVRKRKGHRNRKCIENHSLSTVTVKSSQSSKTAECDPNQLKKNIDKCRTEISTSEFFSRFQGLFVNGQLLEHSISTVETDSKKRTAVFVDPIVDIVCYGIGRIASCPIARYQFAFLLLLKEFLQIAGDCFIYEPLFSQDETMVVKEMGCLLIESNEEGKRKVEQITLFFMLHCGKPLYNSVLWANWGPGLSNVIILGNRFSSYQERLPSRQLIDEAPYIYNILPYTAETLVHNSFHHNDIFNDSAIHWFPRDMLTRVPHSVWQNCEEPKYDSNDPEIITQSLLR
- the LOC137975889 gene encoding uncharacterized protein, translating into MKNGDVFWFVCRRKCTRLFITIVLLMLIVFTTMHLKDITVSKSSDNEYPEKTGEFDQQIEQATASLRSFAKSNHSTTATGYGNTKQELRNTELDSAKTEQDEAVCLSWCQRKMTQNGVFFLSAVLLVRIYATDRAKLSTRELIQWLYYLSYAGFEHVFVYDSYVFKNESQKDAMGFLIKRGFVTYVDWSHNAFPYSVSGTQESAYQHCLDNYGNKSLWQASIDIDEYPFCPPDVKPNFMQRFIANFSSENPDVAQITMQNFLFLGKPLDEIKNPLLIDRLRRRTHGVSNDLVKPIYRTADVMKAGIHHHDLRDGESQDADHRRIRLNHYWGARLQNWGEDTPEILAKTRPDDSIQEIVDSLLRCDTACLPNSSIIYKFRLN